Below is a genomic region from Gemmobacter sp. 24YEA27.
ATGGGGCCAGACCATCGCACCAAAGCTGATCGAGTGATCGGCTCTGGCCCTGAGGTCAGGGTGAATGCCATCGGCCCCACCGATCACAAAAGCCAGATCCTGCCGCCCGGCGTCGCGCCATTTCGCCAGCAGGCCCGCGAAATCCGGCGATGACAGCTGCCGCCCGCGCTCATCCAGGGTGCAGATCAGCGCGCCCGAAGGAATTGCCCGCGTCAGAAGCGCGGCCTCGGCCTCCATGCCGCCGCCCTTTTTGTCCTCGACCTCAATCTCGGCGGCGGGGCCAAGCGCCAGCGCGCGGCCCTGCTTGCCGAAACGGTCAAGGTAATCGTCGATCAGATCGCGTTCGGGCGAGGCACGCAGCCGCCCGACCACACAAAGATGAACCCGCACCGGCTTACAGGGTGCGGGCGGCCCCGACCTGTCCGGCGGGCAGCCACATCTTTTCCAGCTGGTAGAATTCACGCACTTCCGGGCGGAAGACATGGACGATCACATCGCCCGAATCGATCAGCACCCAGTCGCCGGTTTCTTTGCCTTCCATGCGGGAGACGATCCCGAAGGCCTGTTTCAGCCGTTCCGACAATTTCTCGGCAATCGCCGCCACCTGGCGCGACGAACGTCCCGAGCAGATCACCATGTAATCGGCAACATCCGAGCGGCCGCGCAGATCGATCAGCACGACATCCTCGGCCTTGTCATCCTCGACCGAGGACATGACGGCATCGCGAACGGCGTCCGAGCTGAATTCCGTCTGGGCAGGGCGTCCGGCGCGCGGGGCAACCGGCAGGCCGGTTGCAGGGTCAGTATGGGACAGGGAAGTGTCCTCCAAAGCAGCGCGCAAGCCCCGCGCCGGGCATCTCACGACAGCCTATCACCCGGAGCGGGTAATCTCAACATTCGACGGATCAGGTCGCATCGCGGTGGCGGCGGAGGGCTCAGAGCGCGAAGGCCGCAACTTCGGCCCGGGTGCCCGAATGGCAGCGCCAGACCATCACGTGACCCGCCATTGGCCGCCCGCCCACCGAGGCGGGCAGATCTTCGCGCCGCGGTGCAACCCGCTCTGTCAGCGCCTTTATCGCTGCTGACCGCGGGGGCGGGTGATCCGGATTGCCGGCTTGAAGCGCAAGGCCGCGCGGGCGGGGCATCTCATCGAAGGTGATCCCCTTCCTGCCCAGGACCGGGAGCTTCATCTGCCTGTCCGCGGTCGAACCCGGCATCCAGAACCGCCAGGTCTCGCTTTGGACGGCCAGGATCAGCGGCCTGGTCATCCCGAGCGTCCGCCCGTCGTGATTCTTGCCGTTGAAATAGCCCGAGCGCGCCTCCCATCCCGCGTCAGACGGGGTCTGGCCGCCTTCCCCATGGCCGCATCTGGCCCGACCCTTGCCTGAGACAGGATTCGGGGCTAGATACCAGCTTATGCAAGGGTTCATCTATTTCAACATCACCGATCATGCGCGTCTTCCGGCGCGGTTTTTCGGCGCGACCCGCAACATTCTCGCACGTCTTTGACGCGGCGGGCGGGATTACCTGCCCAGATGCCGCCGGACCTCGTGAACCAGACAATCTGACAAGCTATCCCAAAAGGTGAGAGCCATGACCGCCCCTAAATCGGCCGCTCCGAGAACACTCTACGACAAGATCTGGGACGACCACGTCGTCCATACTTCTGAAGACGGCACCTGTCTTCTGTATATCGACCGCCATCTGGTGCATGAAGTCACCAGCCCCCAGGCGTTCGAAGGGCTGCGGATGACCGGCCGCAAAGTGCGCGCGCCGGAGAAAACCATCGCGGTGCCCGACCATAACGTGCCCACGACCGAGGGCCGTGAGACCCATATCGACAATGAGGAATCACGCATCCAGGTCGATGCGCTGGACAAGAATGCCCGTGAATTCGGCGTGGTTTACTATCCGGTGACCGATATTCGCCAGGGTATCGTGCATATCGTCGGCCCGGAGCAGGGCTGGACGCTGCCGGGCATGACCGTGGTTTGCGGCGACAGCCATACCGCGACCCATGGTGCTTTCGGCAGCCTCGCGCATGGCATAGGCACGTCCGAGGTCGAACATGTTCTGGCGACGCAGACGCTGATCCAGAAGAAATCGAAAAACATGAAGGTCGAGATCACCGGCAAATTGCTGCCCGGTGTGACCGCGAAGGACATCACCCTTGCCGTGATCGGCAAGACCGGCACCGCCGGTGGTACCGGCTATGTCATTGAATATTGCGGTGAAGCGATCCGCGAGCTTTCGATGGAAGGCCGCATGACCGTCTGCAACATGGCCATCGAAGGCGGCGCCCGCGCTGGCCTTATCGCGCCGGATGAGAAGACATTCGCCTATTGCATGGGCCGCCCTCATGCGCCGAAAGGCGCGAAATGGGAGGCTGCGGTCTCGTACTGGAAAACCCTCTTCACCGATGAGGGGGCGCATTTCGACAAGATCATCACGATCAAAGGCGAAGATATCGCGCCGGTCGTGACCTGGGGCACCTCGCCCGAAGACGTGCTGCCGATCACCGCGACTGTGCCCTTTGCCGCCGATTTCCAGGGCGGCAAGGTCGAGGCCGCACAGCGCTCCATCGACTATATGGGCCTGACGCCGGGCATGAAGCTGACCGATGTAAAGGTCGATGCGGTGTTCATCGGGTCCTGCACCAATGGGCGGATCGAAGACCTTCGCGCCGCAGCAGGGATCCTCAAAGGCCGTAAACTGGCGCCGGGCGTCCGTGGCATGGTCGTTCCGGGGTCGGGCCTCGTGCGGCTCCAGGCCGAGGAAGAGGGGCTGGCGCAGATCTTCACCGATGCCGGCTTCGAATGGCGTCTGGCCGGGTGCTCGATGTGTCTGGGCATGAACCCAGACCAGCTGGCCCCGGGCGAGCGCTGCGCTGCCACTTCGAACCGCAATTTCGAGGGCCGGATGGGTCGTGGCGGCCGTACGCATCTGATGTCGCCGGTGATGGCGGCCGCAGCGGCGATTACCGGCCACCTGACCGATATCCGTGATATCATGGCGGAAACCGCCTGATTTCACACAGTCAAAGGACAGTCGTCATGAAGGGTTCCACAACCAGCATTCTTGCAGGTGTGCTCGCCGTAATAGCCGGGCTTATCGCACTGATCTTTCCGCTTCCTGCCTCATTGGCGGTGGCGGTGTTTGTGGGCCTCGCCTTCCTGATTTCGGGTGCGCTGGGGCTCTTTGCCGCCTTTTCGGACAAAGAGCTGCCATCGCGCGGCTGGCTGATGCTGCTGGCGCTGATGCAGCTGGTGCTGGGCGTCTGGCTGCTGGCCAACCCGCTGGCGGGCCTGATTTCGCTGACGATCATGGCAGGAGCGCTGTTCTTCGCGACCGGTGTGTTGCGGCTGGTCTGGGCCTTCCGTCTCGGAACATCCGCAGGTCAGGGCTTCTGGGTCCTGATCCTGACGGGGCTGCTTTCGGTCGGGCTTGGGCTCTATGTCCTTTTCTTCCTTCCCGCAGCCAGCGCGATCCTGCTTGGAACGCTTCTGGCCATCGAACTTCTCTCTGTCGGCGCCGCCCTGATCGCGATGGGCATCGCGCTGCGAAAACTCCAATAGGTAGCCCCAATGGATAAATTCACCACCATCACCGGGATTGCGGCGCCGATGCCGCTTGTGAATATCGACACCGATATGATCATCCCGAAGCAATTCCTGAAGACGATCAAGCGGTCGGGCCTCGGCGTGAACCTGTTTGACGAGATGCGCTACACGCTCGACGGCAAGGAAATTCCGGATTTCGTGCTGAACCAGCCGGCATATCGTGAAAGCCAGATCATCGTCGCGGGCGATAATTTCGGCTGCGGCTCCTCGCGCGAGCACGCGCCCTGGGCATTGCTGGATTTCGGGATCCGCTCTGTGATCTCGACCTCTTTTGCGGATATTTTCTACAATAACTGCTTCAAGAACGGCATCCTGCCGATCATCCTGCCGCAAGACGCGGTCGACTATCTGATGGATGACGCGAAAAAGGGCGCCAATGCCCGCATCACCGTGGATCTTGAGAACCAGACGGTTTCGGCCTCGGATGGCAAGAGCTTTGCCTTCGAGGTGGACGCGTTCAAAAAGCACTGCCTCCTGAACGGGCTCGATGATATCGGGCTCACGATGGAGAAAGTCTCGGCAATCGACACATTCGAGAAGCAAAACGCGGCCGCCCGGCCCTGGGCCTGACGTCTGGCCCCTCTAAGTCTTGCCGGGGCAATCCCGACGCGGTTGATTTCAGCGCGGCATCCCCCGGGGTGCCGCGTTTTTTGTCGATCTGTTGAATTCGCGTGATTTTTTCTTCCGGTTTCACCGGGGATTGTCGCTTTTGCTCCATTCTTGCAACATCTTTGCCCTGTTTCGGCCACAGGGCCAGGGTCTCATGAGGATGATAGTTGCTTCACTCGGCGAAAGTAGGCAAAAGTTGGACAAAATTGAGGCGATCCGCCATAATGTCGGCGGGATCATGGGAAACAGGAGGCGGCATCGTATCGCTTCCGTCCATGTTGAGGAAGTGAAGGCAGTGGTCTCACGACTGACCGGCGCCCTTGTGCGCGCATTTCTGGTGATGCTTCTCATCGCCACACCCTCGGTGATCCTGCCGGGGACGGGGCCTGATACGCAGCAGATGGTGGCGCTGATCGCTTTGTTCGGCGGTGCCCTGACCTTTGCCGAATACAATGCCGTCTATCCGAGCCTGGTCGAATTCCGCGACGCGCCACCCTTTAACCGCATCCGTTTCCTCGCGCTGTTTCTCACCGTTTTCATTCTGTCGGTGATCGAGGCGGCCAATATCGCTCCTACTTCCTTTACCCGCCTGTTCGAAGCGCTTGGCCTGTTGATCGGGCATTCGCTCGACTTTCCCTATTCGCCCGTCCGCCTTGCCTCGATGATGATGTCGGAAAATGCGAGCCCGGCCGATATGTCGGCTGTCCGCAGCGCCGCCGGAACGGCCTATATCATCTCGCTGATTTCGCTGGCTTTCTTCGTTGTGATCTTCAAGCTGAAAGGCTGGCCGTCACGCTACAAGGATTTCAATGTCTGGGTGAATCTGCCAACATTCGAGCCGACAGCCGGCGGCGATGTGGTGGACCGGCTTGAGCGGGACGCGCGTCTTAACCTTTCCTTAGGCTTTCTGCTGCCATTCCTGATCCCGGCAGTGGTGATTTTGGTCTCGG
It encodes:
- the rlmH gene encoding 23S rRNA (pseudouridine(1915)-N(3))-methyltransferase RlmH, coding for MRVHLCVVGRLRASPERDLIDDYLDRFGKQGRALALGPAAEIEVEDKKGGGMEAEAALLTRAIPSGALICTLDERGRQLSSPDFAGLLAKWRDAGRQDLAFVIGGADGIHPDLRARADHSISFGAMVWPHMLVRVMLAEQLYRAATILAGGPYHRV
- the rsfS gene encoding ribosome silencing factor; this translates as MSSVEDDKAEDVVLIDLRGRSDVADYMVICSGRSSRQVAAIAEKLSERLKQAFGIVSRMEGKETGDWVLIDSGDVIVHVFRPEVREFYQLEKMWLPAGQVGAARTL
- the leuC gene encoding 3-isopropylmalate dehydratase large subunit, which gives rise to MTAPKSAAPRTLYDKIWDDHVVHTSEDGTCLLYIDRHLVHEVTSPQAFEGLRMTGRKVRAPEKTIAVPDHNVPTTEGRETHIDNEESRIQVDALDKNAREFGVVYYPVTDIRQGIVHIVGPEQGWTLPGMTVVCGDSHTATHGAFGSLAHGIGTSEVEHVLATQTLIQKKSKNMKVEITGKLLPGVTAKDITLAVIGKTGTAGGTGYVIEYCGEAIRELSMEGRMTVCNMAIEGGARAGLIAPDEKTFAYCMGRPHAPKGAKWEAAVSYWKTLFTDEGAHFDKIITIKGEDIAPVVTWGTSPEDVLPITATVPFAADFQGGKVEAAQRSIDYMGLTPGMKLTDVKVDAVFIGSCTNGRIEDLRAAAGILKGRKLAPGVRGMVVPGSGLVRLQAEEEGLAQIFTDAGFEWRLAGCSMCLGMNPDQLAPGERCAATSNRNFEGRMGRGGRTHLMSPVMAAAAAITGHLTDIRDIMAETA
- a CDS encoding DUF308 domain-containing protein; the encoded protein is MKGSTTSILAGVLAVIAGLIALIFPLPASLAVAVFVGLAFLISGALGLFAAFSDKELPSRGWLMLLALMQLVLGVWLLANPLAGLISLTIMAGALFFATGVLRLVWAFRLGTSAGQGFWVLILTGLLSVGLGLYVLFFLPAASAILLGTLLAIELLSVGAALIAMGIALRKLQ
- the leuD gene encoding 3-isopropylmalate dehydratase small subunit, whose product is MDKFTTITGIAAPMPLVNIDTDMIIPKQFLKTIKRSGLGVNLFDEMRYTLDGKEIPDFVLNQPAYRESQIIVAGDNFGCGSSREHAPWALLDFGIRSVISTSFADIFYNNCFKNGILPIILPQDAVDYLMDDAKKGANARITVDLENQTVSASDGKSFAFEVDAFKKHCLLNGLDDIGLTMEKVSAIDTFEKQNAAARPWA